A window of Sphingomonas sp. Leaf357 contains these coding sequences:
- a CDS encoding autotransporter assembly complex protein TamA: MSLPVGRHGAMCGAAVVLLAVTAPAARAQVAAPAGVPAPGTPDVTQLDPNAPMAPLPDLGVDWPDLAKAPPEPADPAATLELVGDARYSYAVNGIDAVASPLLRQRFDELSTLKQHANAPANAAQLDRRASEDVDLLTGLLRGEGYYDARVTSRIEPHGGKPLVTLEAEPGTLYRFAGVTLNGLTEAGAKSDDLRSAFGVKPDDPVNADTIVAGQTNLTRKIGADGFPFAQVGDPEIVVDRATRTATLDMTVKPGGEKRFGKITSPPNKVFDADHMADIARFAPGDPYSDVQIADLRRALIQTGLVSTVDIKPVQATDPGVVDIAIAVEPAPPHTIAGELGYGTGEGARAEVSWTHRNLFPPEGALTLRGVLGTKEQLGSVVFRRNNFHARDRVLTFQAVASNLLRDAYQATSFSLSGTLERQTNIFFQKTWTWSLGAELVATDERDVILDTGQPRRRTFFIGALPTSLTYDGSDDLLNPTRGFRLGGRVSPEVSLQGKVFGYARVQVDASTYKSVTPALIVAGRVRLGTIVGAPRDAVAPSRRFYAGGGASVRGYGYQDIGPRDPNNDPVGGRSLTEFSLEARVKAFGNFGVVPFLDGGNIYTSPLPKFSEFRFGAGLGVRYYSNFGPIRVDVGTPLNPQPGDARVAVYVSLGQAF; this comes from the coding sequence ATGTCTCTTCCGGTCGGACGGCATGGCGCGATGTGTGGTGCCGCCGTGGTTCTCCTCGCCGTCACGGCCCCCGCGGCCCGTGCGCAGGTCGCCGCGCCGGCCGGTGTTCCGGCACCGGGTACGCCGGATGTGACCCAGCTCGATCCCAATGCGCCGATGGCCCCACTGCCCGATCTCGGCGTGGATTGGCCCGATCTCGCCAAGGCGCCGCCCGAGCCGGCCGATCCCGCCGCGACGCTCGAACTGGTCGGTGACGCACGCTATTCCTATGCGGTGAACGGGATCGATGCGGTGGCCAGCCCGCTGCTGCGCCAGCGGTTCGACGAGCTCTCGACGCTGAAGCAGCATGCGAACGCTCCCGCCAACGCCGCCCAGCTTGATCGCCGCGCGAGCGAGGATGTCGATCTGCTCACCGGCCTGCTGCGCGGCGAGGGCTATTACGATGCGCGCGTGACGAGCCGGATCGAGCCGCATGGCGGCAAGCCTCTGGTCACGCTGGAGGCCGAGCCGGGCACGCTGTACCGCTTCGCCGGGGTCACGCTGAACGGGCTGACCGAGGCCGGGGCCAAAAGCGACGACCTGCGCAGCGCGTTTGGGGTCAAGCCCGACGATCCGGTCAATGCCGACACGATCGTCGCCGGGCAGACCAACCTGACGCGCAAGATCGGCGCGGACGGTTTTCCCTTCGCTCAGGTCGGGGATCCCGAGATCGTGGTCGATCGCGCCACGCGCACCGCGACGCTCGACATGACCGTGAAGCCCGGCGGCGAGAAGCGTTTCGGGAAGATCACCAGCCCGCCCAACAAGGTGTTCGATGCCGATCACATGGCCGACATCGCACGCTTCGCGCCGGGCGACCCATACAGCGATGTCCAGATCGCCGATCTGCGCCGCGCGCTGATCCAGACCGGGCTCGTCTCGACCGTCGATATCAAGCCGGTACAGGCGACGGATCCGGGCGTCGTCGATATCGCCATCGCGGTCGAACCGGCCCCGCCGCACACCATCGCCGGCGAACTCGGCTACGGCACCGGCGAAGGCGCGCGTGCCGAGGTCAGCTGGACGCACCGCAACCTGTTCCCGCCCGAAGGCGCGCTGACCTTGCGGGGCGTGCTCGGCACCAAGGAACAGCTCGGCAGCGTCGTCTTCCGGCGCAACAATTTCCACGCGCGCGATCGCGTGCTGACGTTCCAGGCGGTCGCCTCCAACCTGCTGCGCGATGCCTATCAGGCGACGAGTTTTTCGCTGTCCGGCACGCTGGAGCGGCAGACCAACATCTTCTTCCAGAAGACCTGGACCTGGTCGCTGGGGGCCGAGCTGGTCGCGACCGACGAACGCGACGTGATCCTCGATACCGGCCAGCCGCGTCGGCGGACCTTCTTCATCGGCGCGTTGCCAACCAGCCTGACCTATGACGGGTCGGACGACCTGCTCAACCCGACGCGCGGTTTCCGGCTCGGCGGGCGGGTGTCGCCGGAAGTGTCGTTGCAGGGCAAGGTGTTCGGCTATGCCCGCGTGCAGGTCGACGCCAGCACCTATAAATCGGTCACCCCGGCGCTGATCGTCGCCGGGCGCGTGCGGCTCGGCACGATCGTCGGCGCGCCGCGCGACGCGGTGGCGCCGTCGCGGCGTTTCTATGCCGGCGGTGGCGCGTCGGTGCGCGGCTACGGCTATCAGGATATCGGGCCGCGCGACCCGAACAATGATCCGGTCGGCGGACGCAGCCTGACCGAATTCTCGCTCGAGGCGCGGGTGAAGGCGTTCGGCAATTTCGGCGTCGTACCGTTCCTCGACGGCGGCAACATCTACACCTCGCCCTTGCCCAAGTTCAGCGAGTTCCGCTTCGGCGCGGGGCTGGGCGTGCGCTATTATTCGAACTTCGGGCCGATCCGGGTCGATGTCGGCACCCCGCTCAACCCGCAGCCGGGCGATGCGCGCGTCGCGGTCTACGTGTCGCTGGGTCAGGCGTTTTGA
- a CDS encoding S24 family peptidase yields MEQADPRRVLEDLVTGGGESFTALSRMLRRNDAYLQQFVRRGTPRVLAEQDRRVLSAYFRVDESVLGGPVRAAPPPTIAVRMLDIAASAGPGRLVEAERATATLAFDRVMLEGLGIRSTKLAMIDAAGDSMAPGIEHGDRIMVDEADRRVGARGGIYVIRLDGALMVKRVALADGRMTIASDNPDYPAIPTRDAGEVEVIGKVVWLSRALR; encoded by the coding sequence ATGGAGCAAGCCGATCCGCGCCGGGTTCTGGAGGATCTCGTCACGGGGGGCGGCGAGAGCTTCACCGCGCTGTCGCGCATGCTCCGGCGCAACGATGCGTACCTTCAGCAATTCGTGCGGCGCGGTACGCCGCGCGTGCTGGCGGAGCAGGACCGGCGGGTGCTGTCGGCCTATTTCCGCGTGGACGAGTCGGTGTTGGGTGGGCCGGTCAGGGCCGCGCCGCCGCCGACGATCGCCGTGCGCATGCTCGACATCGCGGCGTCGGCCGGGCCGGGCCGACTGGTCGAGGCGGAGCGAGCGACCGCGACCCTAGCGTTCGATCGCGTGATGCTGGAGGGGCTCGGGATCCGCTCGACGAAACTCGCGATGATCGATGCGGCCGGCGATTCGATGGCCCCGGGGATCGAACATGGCGACCGGATCATGGTCGACGAGGCGGATCGCCGGGTCGGCGCGCGCGGCGGGATCTACGTGATCCGGCTCGACGGTGCGTTGATGGTCAAGCGTGTGGCGCTGGCGGACGGGCGGATGACGATCGCCAGCGACAATCCGGACTATCCGGCGATCCCCACGCGGGACGCGGGCGAGGTAGAGGTGATCGGCAAGGTGGTGTGGCTCTCGCGGGCGTTGCGTTAG
- a CDS encoding TIGR04063 family PEP-CTERM/XrtA system glycosyltransferase has protein sequence MRILHVLDHGLPLQSGYTFRTRAILKSQMRRGWQVAAVTGPRHGSHDAGMETVDGIDFHRTPALSPWPSPFGELREISAFARRIEAAIETFRPDILHAHSPVLDALAALKVAKTHGLPLLYEIRAFWEDAAVGNGTGTEGSLKYKAIRALETWAVNKADGVAVICDGLRQDLVKRGVPAEKILVSPNGVDLEMFGAPLEYDAPLALSLGLTGKDVIGFIGSFYDYEGLDDLIAAMPMLVATRPNAHLVLVGGGPMEAALRAQATASPVADHIRFVGRVSHHEVDRYYSLIDVLAYPRKQMRLTDLVTPLKPLEAMAQRRLVAASDVGGHRELIRDGETGTLFAPNDPAAMARALGELLGDRHLWEARRTRGRAFVEDERNWSVNVARYAPVYQKLTEAGASNGTWSRYPVASA, from the coding sequence ATGCGCATCCTCCACGTTCTCGATCATGGTCTGCCGCTGCAGAGCGGCTACACCTTCCGCACCCGGGCGATCCTGAAGAGCCAGATGCGACGGGGGTGGCAGGTCGCCGCCGTCACCGGGCCGCGGCACGGGAGCCACGATGCGGGGATGGAGACGGTCGACGGGATCGATTTCCATCGCACGCCCGCCCTGAGCCCCTGGCCGAGCCCGTTCGGCGAGCTGCGTGAGATTTCCGCGTTCGCCCGGCGGATCGAGGCGGCGATCGAGACCTTCCGGCCAGATATCCTGCACGCGCATTCGCCGGTGCTCGATGCGCTCGCTGCGCTGAAGGTGGCGAAGACGCACGGCCTGCCGTTGCTTTACGAAATCCGCGCCTTTTGGGAGGATGCGGCGGTCGGCAACGGGACGGGCACGGAAGGGTCACTGAAATACAAGGCGATCCGCGCGCTGGAGACCTGGGCGGTGAACAAGGCGGACGGTGTCGCGGTGATCTGCGACGGATTGCGCCAGGATCTCGTCAAGCGGGGCGTGCCGGCGGAGAAGATCCTGGTGTCGCCCAACGGCGTCGATCTGGAGATGTTCGGCGCGCCGCTCGAATATGATGCGCCGCTCGCATTGTCGCTCGGGCTGACGGGCAAGGACGTAATCGGCTTCATCGGCAGCTTCTACGATTATGAGGGGCTGGACGATCTGATCGCCGCGATGCCGATGCTGGTCGCGACTCGGCCCAACGCGCATCTCGTGCTGGTCGGCGGCGGACCGATGGAAGCGGCGTTGCGCGCACAGGCCACCGCCTCGCCGGTCGCCGATCATATCCGCTTCGTCGGGCGCGTGTCGCATCACGAGGTCGATCGCTATTACAGCCTGATCGACGTGCTGGCCTATCCGCGCAAGCAGATGCGCCTCACCGATCTGGTCACGCCGCTGAAACCGCTGGAGGCGATGGCGCAGCGGCGGCTGGTCGCGGCATCGGATGTCGGCGGGCATCGCGAACTGATTCGCGACGGGGAGACGGGCACGTTGTTCGCCCCGAACGATCCGGCGGCAATGGCGCGGGCGCTCGGCGAACTGCTCGGCGACCGTCACCTGTGGGAGGCGCGGCGGACACGCGGGCGGGCGTTCGTCGAGGACGAGCGCAACTGGTCCGTTAACGTTGCCCGTTATGCGCCCGTTTACCAAAAACTTACCGAAGCTGGTGCATCTAACGGGACATGGTCGAGATATCCCGTCGCAAGCGCCTGA
- a CDS encoding HigA family addiction module antitoxin: MALKLHPSLLSHPGDWLRTEIVEPHGLNVTELAAHFGVSRPTMSKLMNGRQDLSADMAIRFEKAFGISADTLMRMQTAYDLAQARAHQQDIVVKRLNMAA, translated from the coding sequence ATGGCGCTCAAGCTTCACCCTTCGCTTCTCTCGCATCCAGGCGACTGGCTGCGCACCGAGATCGTGGAACCTCACGGCCTGAACGTCACCGAACTGGCGGCGCATTTCGGCGTCTCGCGCCCGACGATGAGCAAGTTGATGAACGGCCGACAGGATTTGAGCGCGGACATGGCGATCCGGTTCGAAAAGGCGTTCGGCATCAGTGCCGATACGCTGATGCGGATGCAGACGGCCTACGATCTGGCCCAGGCGCGGGCGCACCAACAGGATATCGTGGTGAAGCGTCTGAACATGGCGGCCTGA
- a CDS encoding type II toxin-antitoxin system RelE/ParE family toxin: MEIASIRHRELEKFFLTGRSRGLDSRFVARIAKMLTFLVAIDAVEELRVPPNYGAHLLTGDRAGVWALTVSKNWRMTFSVDDEDAIVDLDLEDYH; the protein is encoded by the coding sequence ATGGAAATCGCCTCGATCCGTCACAGGGAGTTGGAGAAGTTTTTCCTCACCGGACGATCTCGCGGTCTCGATTCCCGCTTCGTCGCACGGATTGCGAAAATGCTGACGTTTCTGGTCGCGATCGATGCGGTCGAGGAGTTACGCGTTCCACCAAACTATGGCGCGCACCTGTTGACCGGCGACCGGGCAGGCGTCTGGGCGCTCACCGTGTCCAAGAATTGGCGCATGACGTTCAGCGTCGATGATGAGGATGCAATCGTCGATCTCGATCTGGAGGATTATCACTGA
- a CDS encoding putative O-glycosylation ligase, exosortase A system-associated, with product MRDLVFVAFLAAFFACGFKRPFIFVLSYVYIDIVSPQRLTYVLLNSVPISLIAVGLAVGGWVLTDKKADSRVAPRQLLIVLLLVYCYITTLTADFPVEARDKWDWVWKALAFAAFLPLTLRTRLRIESLLLFMILAASSIIMVGGIKTIASGGGGYGQLDLMVANNSGLYEGSTISTVAIAIIPLILWFSRYGTVFPPDWKVKSFCYGLVFACLLIPVGTSTRTGLLCIGLLAVLMFRDTKRKLLYLGVLAMAGVVAVPFLPSTFTNRMNTIQTYKGDESASTRLAVWKWTWEYAQDHPLGGGFEMYRQNQIRYDTDMLERGDDGQQRMVHKVLVDKARAFHSAYFETLGEQGFPGLIMWLMINVIGLFRMEVIRRRYRRPDEGKEWVAPLAGALQAAQLCYLLGATFIAIAFQPFIYMLLGAQIGLDTYLARKRKETSFRPMRKARRPMPEAAPEAVPA from the coding sequence GTGCGTGATCTCGTCTTCGTCGCGTTCCTGGCCGCGTTCTTCGCGTGCGGTTTCAAGCGGCCATTCATCTTCGTCCTGTCCTATGTCTATATCGACATCGTCAGCCCGCAACGCCTGACCTATGTGCTGCTCAACTCGGTGCCGATCTCGCTGATCGCGGTCGGCCTGGCGGTCGGCGGGTGGGTGCTGACGGACAAGAAGGCGGACAGCCGGGTCGCGCCGCGCCAGCTGCTGATCGTGCTGCTGCTGGTCTATTGCTACATCACCACGCTGACCGCCGATTTCCCGGTCGAGGCGCGCGACAAATGGGATTGGGTGTGGAAGGCCCTGGCCTTCGCCGCCTTCCTGCCGCTCACGCTGCGCACGCGGCTCAGGATCGAATCGCTGCTGCTGTTCATGATCCTCGCCGCGTCCTCGATCATCATGGTCGGCGGGATCAAGACGATCGCGTCCGGCGGCGGCGGATACGGCCAGCTCGACCTGATGGTCGCCAACAATTCCGGCCTGTACGAGGGCAGCACGATCAGCACCGTGGCGATCGCGATCATCCCGCTGATCCTGTGGTTCAGCCGATACGGCACGGTCTTCCCGCCCGACTGGAAGGTGAAAAGCTTCTGCTACGGCCTGGTCTTCGCCTGTCTGCTGATCCCGGTCGGCACCTCGACGCGTACCGGCCTGCTGTGCATCGGCCTGCTCGCGGTGCTGATGTTCCGCGATACGAAGCGCAAGCTGCTGTATCTCGGCGTGTTGGCGATGGCCGGCGTGGTGGCGGTGCCGTTCCTGCCCAGCACCTTCACCAACCGCATGAACACGATCCAGACCTACAAGGGCGACGAATCCGCCTCCACCCGCCTCGCGGTGTGGAAGTGGACTTGGGAGTATGCGCAGGATCACCCGCTGGGCGGCGGATTCGAGATGTATCGCCAGAACCAGATCCGCTACGACACCGACATGCTGGAGCGCGGCGACGACGGACAGCAGCGGATGGTCCACAAGGTGCTGGTCGACAAGGCGCGCGCGTTCCACAGCGCCTATTTCGAGACTTTGGGCGAACAGGGTTTCCCGGGACTGATCATGTGGCTGATGATCAACGTGATCGGCCTGTTCCGCATGGAGGTGATCCGCCGCCGCTACCGCAGGCCGGATGAGGGCAAGGAATGGGTCGCGCCGCTCGCCGGTGCGCTGCAGGCGGCGCAGCTCTGCTACCTGCTCGGCGCGACGTTCATCGCGATCGCGTTTCAGCCGTTCATCTACATGCTGCTCGGCGCGCAGATCGGGCTCGACACGTATCTGGCCCGCAAGCGCAAGGAGACGAGCTTCCGCCCGATGCGCAAGGCCCGCCGCCCCATGCCGGAAGCTGCGCCGGAAGCGGTGCCGGCGTGA
- a CDS encoding acyltransferase family protein has protein sequence MSGKPELRALTSVRGIAAWFVVLYHIRLSVAGLPAAWVAVFAKGYLAVDFFFLLSGFVIWLSWNEKLRAGGFSAVPGFLRKRIARIWPLHLFVLGGTVALALLLLATGRHDAAKYPFDLLPLHVLLLQNWGFTDRLAWNDPSWSISAELGAYLLFPWLTLAIDWRRVPSWAIVIALVALALILDAVFARSGQASLGYDIARFGLIRCLIEFAAGTAICALWLRFRDRPARPAALSAAVAVILALSWDTVLPEPLAVPLLFGALLLALALTSGMRRNPLDTLALHYLGEISYATYLGHFMLFVAFKLVLVDDAHAIHPLLIALYLALVLGSSIALYHLVERPAQRWINGLDLRIRKPRPSLTR, from the coding sequence GTGAGTGGCAAGCCCGAACTCCGCGCGCTGACCAGCGTGCGCGGCATCGCGGCGTGGTTCGTCGTACTCTATCACATTCGCCTGTCGGTGGCCGGATTGCCGGCGGCGTGGGTCGCCGTATTCGCCAAGGGCTATCTCGCGGTCGACTTCTTCTTCCTGCTCTCGGGCTTCGTCATCTGGCTCAGCTGGAACGAGAAGCTGCGCGCCGGCGGATTTTCCGCCGTGCCGGGGTTCCTGCGCAAGCGGATCGCGCGGATCTGGCCGCTGCATCTGTTCGTCCTCGGCGGCACGGTCGCGCTCGCCCTGCTGCTGCTCGCCACCGGGCGGCACGACGCCGCGAAATATCCGTTCGATCTGCTGCCGCTGCACGTGCTGTTGCTGCAGAACTGGGGCTTCACCGATCGGCTGGCGTGGAACGACCCGAGCTGGTCGATCAGTGCCGAACTCGGCGCGTATCTGCTGTTTCCGTGGCTGACGCTGGCGATCGACTGGCGCCGCGTGCCGAGCTGGGCGATCGTGATCGCGCTGGTCGCCTTGGCGCTTATCCTCGATGCGGTGTTCGCGAGGTCAGGTCAGGCATCGCTCGGCTATGACATCGCCCGCTTCGGCCTGATCCGCTGCCTGATCGAATTCGCTGCCGGGACCGCGATCTGCGCCCTGTGGTTGCGCTTCAGGGACCGCCCTGCCCGTCCGGCCGCACTGTCCGCCGCGGTCGCCGTCATCCTGGCGTTATCGTGGGATACGGTCCTGCCCGAACCGCTCGCCGTACCGCTGCTGTTCGGAGCGCTCTTGCTGGCGCTTGCCCTAACGTCGGGCATGCGGCGCAATCCGCTGGATACGCTCGCGCTCCACTACCTCGGCGAGATTTCGTACGCGACCTATCTCGGCCATTTCATGCTGTTCGTCGCGTTCAAGCTTGTGCTGGTGGACGACGCGCACGCCATCCACCCGCTGCTTATCGCGTTGTACTTGGCGCTCGTCCTCGGCAGTTCGATCGCGCTCTACCATCTCGTCGAACGCCCGGCGCAACGCTGGATCAACGGCCTCGACCTGCGCATCCGCAAGCCGAGGCCGTCCCTGACCCGTTAA
- a CDS encoding type 1 glutamine amidotransferase domain-containing protein: protein MADSSQAHVLILATDGFEQAELFDPRQALLDAGVKVTLASIKTDPIQGMQHDEKGNTITPDLTLDDVDSDDYTALLLPGGVANPDALRMEERAVEIVQEFVDDGKTVAAICHAPWLLIEADVVDGVRMTSWPSVRTDLANAGADVVDEEVVTDGQFITSRKPDDIPAFSKALIAALQTEPVAA from the coding sequence ATGGCCGATTCTTCGCAAGCGCACGTCCTGATCCTCGCCACCGACGGCTTCGAGCAGGCGGAATTGTTCGATCCGCGCCAGGCATTGCTCGATGCCGGCGTGAAGGTGACCCTGGCGTCGATCAAGACCGATCCGATCCAGGGCATGCAGCATGACGAGAAGGGCAATACGATCACGCCCGACCTGACGCTGGATGACGTCGACAGCGACGATTACACCGCGCTGCTGCTGCCCGGCGGCGTCGCCAACCCCGATGCGCTGCGCATGGAGGAGCGCGCGGTGGAGATCGTGCAGGAGTTCGTCGACGACGGGAAGACGGTGGCGGCGATCTGCCACGCGCCGTGGCTGCTGATCGAGGCGGACGTGGTGGACGGCGTGCGCATGACGAGCTGGCCATCGGTGCGCACCGATCTGGCCAATGCCGGCGCGGACGTGGTGGACGAGGAGGTCGTGACCGACGGCCAGTTCATCACCAGTCGCAAGCCCGACGATATCCCGGCGTTCAGCAAGGCCCTGATCGCCGCCTTGCAGACGGAACCGGTCGCCGCCTAA
- a CDS encoding DNA topoisomerase IB yields MKIIYHDDSDPGITRKKMSHGWGYFSPNGDRITDRDEIDRLNAIGLPPAYRDAWFCPKPNGHIQAVGWDEKGRKQYRYHLQFRERQETAKYDLCAAFGRDLPKLRARVDKDLKRRGLGKDAAVAAIVRLLDLGHVRIGNEGYVKENKSYGATTLRKRHAKLSGQTLKLQYKAKSGKLRMLTITDGSLSRFVKKCSDLNCQHLFSWVDADGGCHPVTSSDVNEYIREAMGDDYTAKHFRTWSASAIAFEAIATADHDLGLKSMLEPVTEALGNTPAIARKSYVHPALIALVKQGQTKFRQGLTLPRKTQYLSRAERGLIAFLDHAKPGHTAKAA; encoded by the coding sequence ATGAAGATCATCTACCACGACGATTCCGACCCCGGCATCACGCGCAAGAAGATGTCCCATGGCTGGGGCTATTTCAGCCCCAACGGCGACCGCATCACCGATCGCGACGAGATCGACCGGCTGAATGCGATCGGCCTGCCACCGGCCTATCGCGACGCGTGGTTCTGCCCCAAGCCGAACGGCCATATCCAGGCGGTCGGCTGGGACGAGAAGGGCCGCAAGCAATATCGCTACCACCTGCAATTCCGCGAGAGGCAGGAAACCGCGAAATACGATCTGTGCGCCGCGTTCGGCCGCGATCTGCCGAAGCTGCGCGCCCGGGTGGACAAGGATCTCAAGCGGCGCGGGCTCGGCAAGGATGCCGCGGTCGCCGCGATCGTCCGCCTGCTCGATCTCGGCCATGTCCGCATCGGCAACGAGGGCTATGTCAAGGAGAACAAGTCCTACGGCGCGACCACGCTGCGCAAGCGCCACGCCAAGCTCAGCGGCCAGACGCTGAAGCTTCAGTACAAGGCGAAATCCGGCAAATTGCGCATGCTGACGATCACCGACGGATCGCTCAGCCGCTTCGTCAAGAAATGCTCCGACCTCAACTGCCAGCACCTGTTCAGCTGGGTGGACGCGGACGGCGGGTGCCACCCGGTCACCTCTTCCGACGTCAACGAATATATCCGGGAGGCGATGGGCGACGATTACACCGCCAAGCATTTCCGCACCTGGAGCGCGAGCGCCATCGCGTTCGAGGCGATCGCAACGGCGGATCACGATCTCGGCCTGAAATCGATGCTCGAACCCGTCACCGAGGCGCTGGGCAACACCCCGGCGATCGCGCGCAAATCCTATGTTCATCCCGCGCTCATCGCACTCGTGAAACAAGGGCAGACCAAATTCCGCCAGGGTCTGACGCTACCGCGCAAGACCCAATATCTGTCGCGGGCCGAACGAGGGCTGATCGCTTTCCTCGACCATGCTAAGCCGGGGCACACCGCCAAGGCCGCCTGA
- a CDS encoding mechanosensitive ion channel family protein, whose product MTNKTAAEPIIPAADLGTQAQSLFHVSYAWMHTHWLQIIIAGAIGTGIFLALHAGRKLGDRLCRDSASPAGWGTVFGRAISRTGNFFMLMVAIKLVAGYAGAPAQVATTITFLFTIAAVFQAAIWAREIILGAIEHRTMSENYSGEALGSAMGIIRLLVTFALFAIALIVVLDNLGVNVTGLVAGLGVGGIAIGLAAKGIFDDLFAALAIIFDRPFRRGDAITFGSSAGSVEAIGLKSTRIRATNGEELIIANKNLLDKEIMNNTRRNYRRIKFTLGLVQWTPVEVMDRVHDILKEEIERCGLKFVRAGFFQFGASSYDFDVEFDSENAAFQDFFDARHTVGLAIIRRFNAEGIEFAYPTQTAFTAAPDGRMILPYESHAPAQPERPRNDGPPPAPREKSTDRSAVDG is encoded by the coding sequence ATGACCAACAAAACGGCCGCCGAGCCGATCATCCCCGCCGCCGATCTCGGCACGCAGGCGCAGAGCCTGTTCCATGTCAGCTACGCCTGGATGCACACGCACTGGCTGCAGATCATCATCGCCGGCGCGATCGGCACCGGCATTTTCCTCGCGCTCCACGCCGGGCGCAAGCTCGGCGACCGCCTGTGCCGGGACAGCGCGAGTCCGGCGGGATGGGGCACCGTGTTCGGCCGCGCGATCTCGCGCACCGGCAATTTCTTCATGCTGATGGTCGCGATCAAGCTGGTGGCGGGTTATGCCGGCGCGCCGGCGCAGGTCGCCACCACGATCACCTTCCTGTTCACCATCGCCGCCGTCTTCCAGGCGGCGATCTGGGCGCGCGAGATCATCCTCGGCGCGATCGAACATCGCACGATGTCGGAAAACTATTCCGGCGAGGCGCTGGGCAGCGCGATGGGCATCATCCGCCTGCTCGTTACCTTCGCCTTGTTCGCGATCGCGCTGATCGTCGTGCTCGACAATCTCGGTGTGAACGTGACGGGCCTCGTCGCCGGGCTCGGCGTCGGCGGCATCGCGATCGGTCTCGCCGCCAAGGGCATCTTCGACGATCTGTTCGCCGCGCTGGCGATCATCTTCGACCGGCCGTTCCGGCGCGGCGACGCGATCACCTTCGGTTCGTCGGCCGGTTCGGTCGAAGCGATCGGCCTAAAATCGACCCGCATCCGCGCGACGAACGGCGAAGAGTTGATCATCGCCAACAAGAACCTGCTCGACAAAGAGATCATGAACAACACGCGGCGCAACTATCGCCGCATCAAGTTCACGCTCGGCCTCGTCCAGTGGACCCCGGTCGAGGTGATGGACCGCGTCCATGACATCCTGAAGGAGGAGATCGAACGCTGCGGCCTGAAGTTCGTACGCGCGGGCTTCTTCCAGTTCGGCGCGAGCAGCTACGATTTCGACGTCGAGTTCGATTCGGAGAATGCCGCATTCCAGGATTTCTTCGATGCGCGCCACACGGTCGGTCTGGCGATCATCCGCCGCTTCAACGCGGAAGGAATCGAGTTCGCCTATCCCACCCAGACCGCGTTTACCGCCGCGCCCGACGGCCGCATGATCCTGCCATATGAGAGCCACGCGCCGGCGCAGCCGGAAAGGCCCCGCAACGACGGGCCTCCGCCTGCCCCGCGCGAGAAGTCGACCGACCGCTCCGCGGTGGACGGATGA
- a CDS encoding MaoC family dehydratase: MAGRIGKESVSEWVEVSQEMIDKFAEATGDHQFIHVNPAMAAMTPFGGTIAHGFLTLSLMPLLSSKIIDPVTIDGVKMGVNYGGNKVRFLTPVRSGSKVRGRFKLLSFDEKKPGQWQQTNEFSVEIEGAEKPAMIAEWISQIFV; the protein is encoded by the coding sequence ATGGCCGGCCGCATCGGCAAGGAAAGCGTCTCCGAATGGGTCGAAGTGAGCCAGGAGATGATCGACAAGTTCGCCGAGGCGACCGGCGATCACCAGTTCATCCACGTCAATCCGGCAATGGCCGCGATGACCCCGTTTGGCGGCACGATCGCGCACGGTTTCCTCACGCTCTCGCTGATGCCGCTATTGTCGTCCAAGATCATCGATCCGGTGACGATCGATGGCGTCAAGATGGGCGTGAATTACGGCGGCAACAAAGTTCGCTTCCTCACCCCGGTCCGCTCGGGCAGCAAGGTTCGCGGCCGTTTCAAGCTGCTGTCGTTCGACGAGAAGAAGCCCGGCCAGTGGCAGCAGACCAACGAATTCTCGGTCGAGATCGAAGGTGCCGAAAAGCCCGCGATGATCGCCGAATGGATCAGCCAGATTTTCGTCTGA